The Halobacillus ihumii genomic sequence CTCAATTGTAATGTTAAGAAAAATTAGGCAATAAACGCTTACATTAAAAAACTTTATTTTTTTAAAGCAAAGCTGTTTACAAACTTCCAAAAGCCTTCTATAATCCCGATTGTACTAAAAAATAATCGACAGAATCAGACGTTATTGTGTAAGGGAGGGCTTTTGCATGATGAAAAAATTACTTTCCTTCTTACTCATAAATATTGGGTCTTTAGGAGTAGCTGTAAATGTTCATTTCTTTCTTTCGCCAAACGATTTAGCCACCGGAGGAGTAAGTGGATTATCTATTGTTTTAAGCAATGTATTTCCTGATCTTTCCTTGGGATTGATTATGCTTATGCTGAACGTGGTCTTATTTATTATAGGTTTTATATTTCTGGGATTTCAGTTCGGGGCTAAGACTATCTATGCAAGCTTTGCTCTCTCCTTTATGGTATGGGGACTTGAAGCGCTATTTCCTATGAGCCAGCCATTAAGTGATGATTTACTAATCCAGCTTATTATAGGACAAATCATTGCCGCTTCTGGGATGGCCATTGTATTTCATCAAGGGGCTTCCACAGGAGGGACCGATATCTTTGCAATGATCTTAAATAAATATTTCTCAATCGAGGTTGGAAAAGGAGTCCTTTTCTCTGACCTTGCTATTGCTGTTTCTTCCATCTTTGTATTTGGGCCAGCGATTGGTATGTACGCCTTCTTTGGAGTGATCCTTAATGGGTTAGTAATTGATTACGCGCTGCAGCAGTTTAATCACAATAAAGAAATTGTCATCATCAGCCGGGAAAGTGAACAAGTTCGTCATTTTATTGTGCATAATCTGGGGCGTGGAGCGACGATCCATTATGCCAGAGGCGCATTCAATCAGGAAGATAAAGAAGTTATCACCACTATCATGAACAGAAAAGACTATACACGACTTAAAAAGTATATGACCGCTATCGATAATAAAGCTTTTATTACCGTCCATTCTATGAATGAAATTATGGGACAAAACTTTAAACGCTTAGCTTGAACCAGCGTATAGCAGGCCACTGGAAAAGTTTTTTTCTGGTGGCTTTTTTTATACGAAATCATCTCATTTTAAAATTTTGAAAATTTTGATATACTTAAATAGATCAAAATGAATAGGTACTCATAATCAAAGGAGGAGTCATAGTGGACCAAGCTCAGCTGATTGCACCAGAACAATATAACATCGTAATGGAAATGGAAAAGTATGCTAAGGATTCTGATCGAAAAGCTTTATTATGGCTGAATGAAACAGGTGACCGTGAAGAAATTACATATGACGGGTTAATAAAAAATGCAAACAAAATTGGAAACGCTTTCCTTGAAGCTGGTTTAAAAAAGGGAGATAAAGTGCTAGTCATGATCCCAAGGCTGATCTCTGCATATCAAGTATATGTGGCCGCCTTAAAAGTGGGGATCGTTGTCATTCCTAGTTCTGAAATGCTCCGCTCTAAGG encodes the following:
- a CDS encoding YitT family protein; translation: MMKKLLSFLLINIGSLGVAVNVHFFLSPNDLATGGVSGLSIVLSNVFPDLSLGLIMLMLNVVLFIIGFIFLGFQFGAKTIYASFALSFMVWGLEALFPMSQPLSDDLLIQLIIGQIIAASGMAIVFHQGASTGGTDIFAMILNKYFSIEVGKGVLFSDLAIAVSSIFVFGPAIGMYAFFGVILNGLVIDYALQQFNHNKEIVIISRESEQVRHFIVHNLGRGATIHYARGAFNQEDKEVITTIMNRKDYTRLKKYMTAIDNKAFITVHSMNEIMGQNFKRLA